The genomic DNA TACTCAAAACACAAGAGTAAGTTACCCAATTCATCATATTGAAAATATAAAAACACCATCTATTGGTAAAAACCCAAAAAACATATTCTTTTTAACCGCAGATGCTTTTGGTGTATTACCTCCAATCTCTAAATTAACACCTGCACAAGCAGCTTACCATTTTATTTCTGGATATACTGCAAAAGTAGCAGGAACAGAAGCAGGAGTAAAAGAACCACAACCTTCTTTTTCTGCTTGTTTTGGAGCACCATTTATGCCATTACACCCAACAGAATATGCAGAGATGTTAAGCAAAAAAATGCTTGATGCTAATGTAAATGTTTGGTTAATAAACACGGGTTGGTCTGGTGGATCTTATGGTGTTGGAACTAGAATGAAATTAAAGTACACTCGTGCTATGATTAATGCAGTTTTAAACGGTGATTTAGGATTGTATAATTACGACGATTACCATATTCACTCTGTATTTGGTGTGGCACAACCAAGGTCTTGTCCTGGTGTTCCAACCGAAGTATTGAGCCCAAGAGCAACTTGGAATGATGATAAAGCATATTACGATACGGCATTTAAATTAGCCAATGCTTTTAGAAAAAACTTTGAACAATTTGAAGAACACGCTAGCGAAGAAGTTAGACGTGGTGGACCGCAACGCTACGGTTACTAAAATATAATTATCTGCTAAACTAAAAAAGGCTTCTCAAATTAATTGAGAAGCCTTTTTTTAATCTATATGTTTTCTAGATTATTACTTTTTGTTAGCCGCAGCAATATACTTTTTTAAAGCCATAGTCATAGAAGGTGTTTCTGGTGTTGGAGCAGCAATATCTACTCTTAAACCTTTAGCTTCTACAGCTTTTATTGTCGTGTTTCCAAATACAGCTATACGTGTGTCGTTTTGTTTAAAATCTGGAAAATTATGAAATAAAGATTCTATACCACTTGGGCTAAAGAATACTAAAATATCATAAGTTACATTTTCTAAATCAGATAAATCACTAATTACTGTTTTGTAAAACACAGCTTCTTTCCATTTTACGCCTAAACCATTTAATACTTCTGGTACTTCAGGCTTCAGTTTATCGGCAGCCGGAAGCAAGAAGTTTTCATCTTTATATTTTTTAATTAAAGGAGAAAGTTCTGTAAAGGTTCTTTTACCAACATAAATTTTACGCTTTCTATAGACTACATATTTTTGCAGATAATAGGCAACAGCTTCAGACTGGCAAAAATATTTCATAGCGTCTGGCACTTTAAATCGCATTTCTTCAGCAACTCGAAAAAAATGATCAACAGCATTTCTACTTGTTAAAATAATAGCAGAGAACTTACTTAAATCAATTTTTTGTTGTCTTATTTCTTTTGAAGGAACGCCTTCAACGTGAATAAATGGTCTGAAGTCGATTTTAACTTTCTGTTTTTCAGATAGATCGAAATACGGCGAATTTTCTATTTTAGGTTCTGGTTGCGAGACTAAAATTGTTTTCACTTTCATATTTAATAGCTTTGTTAATTACCTTACAATGTTGTAAATGACTTGTACAAAATCACATAAGGTGAAATTTCAAGTGTGCAAAGATACAAAATAAAATAAAACATATGTTTCTTTATTAAACTAAGATTCTTTTTAAAAAAGAAAATAATGCCTATAAACTGTATTAAAACCAATGCTAAACCTAGTATAATTAGTATTGTTTTGGTAGGAGAAATGCTATATAACAGCACTGCATTTATTGGTATAAGTAGTAAGCCTAAAAAGTTTTTATAACTTATTTTCTCGAACAGATAATTTTTTAAAATAAAATCTAAGTTAAAAATACTGCTAATTAAACGTTCAATTAAAACTTTGATTAACATAAATATACTAATGCCAAGTGCTATTTTTAATAGTAATAGCGAAACATTTTGCGTGTTTAAAATAAAAAAGGTCTTATAGCTTAATAAGCTAAATATTGATAAACCAATAATAAGATTTGCAAAAAGTAAACCTTCAAAAACATCTAAAAATTTTTGGTCTCTACCATAAACTTTTAAATATCTAAAATTAAATACTATAGCCGTAAAATCATGAAACCTTTTAGGGAAAATAAGTTTAGCAACGGCAAGTATTACCAAGCAAGCTACTAATAAAATGGTGTAAATTTCTAAAAAATTTGTAGTTCTTAACATAGTTGTAAAATTATTATAAAAATTTATAGCTATAGAGCAATTTATTAATAAATATTTACAAAAGAGTAAGTTTCAAAATATGTACATTTGTCTCAAAATTAAGAGACGTAATGAGGGACGCTATTGTCATTATCCCAACATATAATGAGATAGAAAATATTGAAACGATAATTAGAGCTGTTTTTGCTCAACAAAAAGCGTTCGATATTTTAGTAGTAGATGATAATTCACCAGATTTAACTGCCGATTGTGTAAAGGAACTTCAGCAAGAATTTCCAGACCGCTTATTTTTAAGTGTAAGAAAAGAAAAATCTGGTTTAGGTACAGCTTACATTCATGGTTTTAAATGGTGTTTAAATAAACACTACGATTATATTTTTGAAATGGATGCCGATTTCTCTCATAACCCTAAAGATCTTGAACGTTTATACCATGCCTGTGCTAATAAAGGTGCAGATTTAGCCATTGGTTCACGTTATAAAAAAGGAGTTAATGTGGTAAATTGGCCACTAGGCAGAATTATTTTATCTTATGGAGCATCATTATATGTTAAACTTATAACAGGAATGCGTATTCAAGATGCAACCGCAGGTTTTATTTGTTATAAAAGAAAAGTTTTAGAAACTATTAATTTAAACGATATTAAATTTATTGGTTACGCTTTTCAAATTGAAATGAAGTTTAAGGCCTATTTAAAGCAATTTAAAATTGTTGAAATACCTGTGATTTTTACAGACAGAACAAAAGGAAAATCTAAATTAAGTACAAGTATAATTTCCGAAGCTATATTTGGAGTAATAGCTATGAAATTTAAAAGTCTATTTAATACAAAATAATATGAACGAGAGAATTACATTAATTAAAAATGCCAAAATTGTAAATGAAGGCAAAATTTTTGAAGGTGATATTTTAATAGAAGGCGCGTTTATTACTAAAATAGCTAGCTCAATTAGTCCAAAATCTGCCGATGTAAATATCTTTGATGCCGAAGGAAAATATGTTATTCCTGGAGCAATAGACGATCAAGTGCATTTTCGCGAACCTGGTTTAACGCACAAAGCAAATATAGAAACCGAATCTCGTGCAGCTGTAGCTGGTGGTATTACCTCTTTTATAGAAATGCCAAATACAAACCCACAAACCACCACAATAGAAAAATTAAACGATAAATTTAATATAGCAAAAGAAAGCTCTTATGCTAATTACTCGTTTATGTTTGGTGGTACTAATGATAATTTAGAAGAAATTTTAAAAGTAGACCCAAAACAAGTTGCTGGTTTAAAATTATTTTTAGGTTCATCTACAGGAAATATGCTAGTAGATAACCCAGAAGTAATAGAAAAAATATTTTCAAGCACAGATTTGTTAATCTCTGTACATTGTGAAGACGAAGCTACAATTAGAAAAAACACAGAAATATACAAAGAACGATATGGCGATGATATTCCTGTAAACCTACATCCTATTATTAGAAGTGAAGAAGCTTGTTATCTATCATCATCTAAAGCAATAGAATTAGCTAAAAAAACAGGAGCACGATTACACGTTTTTCACCTATCTACAGCTAAAGAAACAGCGCTTTTTGATAATAAGACACCATTAAAAGATAAAAAAATTACAGCAGAAGTTTGTATACATCACCTTTGGTTTAGCGATAAAGATTATGATGAAAAAGGAACATTAATTAAATGGAATCCAGCAGTAAAAACCGAAAATGATAAAGAGCAACTGCTAAAAGCATTATTAGATGATAAAATAGATGTAATTGCAACAGATCATGCACCACATACTATAGAAGAAAAAAATAACGTTTATACAAAAGCACCAAGTGGTGGACCATTGGTGCAACATGCATTGCCAGCGTTATTAGAGATGCATCATCGTGGACAAATTTCTATTGAAAAAATAGTAGAAAAAATGTGCCATAATCCAGCAATTCTATTTCAGGTAGAAAAAAGAGGATACATTAAAGAAGGCTATTATGCAGATCTAGTAATTGTAGATTTAAATAATCCTTGGACAGTAAAAAAAGATAATATTTTATATAAATGTGGTTGGTCTCCTTTTGAAGGGACAACCTTTAAATCACGTATTTCTCACACTTTTATAAATGGAGGTTTAGCGTATAAAAACTTTAAGTTTTATGAAACTAAATATGGGAAACAATTAACTTTCGATAGATAATTATGAAATGTAAATTAGTCGCAATAGCACTAGGGTTTTTAATTTTCACTTCTTGTTATAATGTAGATAAGCCAGAGAAACCAGAAAATTTACTAACAGAAAGTGAAATGGTAGCTGTATTAACAGATATGGCAATCATGTCTTCGGCTAAAGGTATCAATAAAAAGAAAATTGAAGAAAATGGTATCACTCCAAATGCATTTATTTTTAAAAAACATAAAATAGACAGTACCATTTTTAGCCAAAGTAATAACTACTATGCTTTTAATATTAAAACATATAATGAAATATATGATAAAGTAAAAGATAGTTTAAAAGAGCTAAGAGAGATATACAAAAAAATAGAAGTAGAAGAAAAAAAAGAAAAAGCTAAGAAAGATTCTCTAAGAAAAACTCAAAAGGTAAAAATAGATACTGTAGTTAAATTGAAGAAAAGTGTAAAGTCACTTTCAAAATAAACTATTTATTTTTTAAAAAATATTTAGAAATATTTTTAATTGTTTTTTCAATGCTCTCAAATTCAAAATTGAGAGCATTTTTAATTTTAGCATGACTATAAAAATCTTGAGATAATGCAGAGTCTGCATTATGTTTACTTATAAGTCTTCTTTTTCCCGTAAGTTTATGCTTAAGCCAGTCTAACCTCCAGAATAATTGCAACTGCCATTTCTTAACTTCTTTTTTAGGAGGTTTTACATTTAAGTATTTAGCCACAGTTTTAGTAAATGCTTCAAAAGATAAATTTTCTGCAACTAAAATAAAACGTTCATTTTTTATGTTAGACTGCATAAGTGAAACCATAGCACTAACAACATCGTTTACACCAACATAGCCAGTAATTCCCTTTGAGTAAAAAGGAAGTCCACGATATACTTTTGTAATTAAGCTACCACTACCATACTTCCATATTCCAGGACCAATAATAATTCCAGGATTTACAATTACAGCATCTAAACCTTCTTGAGTGCCACGCCAAACTTCCATTTCTGCACCATATTTAGTAATGGCGTAAACACTATTGTCTTTTTCAGTTTGCCACTCTGTCTCTTCTGTAATTGGCTTATTGTTAATAGTAGAGCCAATAGCAGCAATAGAGCTTACATAACAAAGCTTTTTAATAGTATGTGATAAACATAAATTAACAATGTTTGCGGTACCTTCGATATTTGTTTTTTTTAATAACTTAAATTTGTCTGGCTCAAAAGAAACAAAAGCAGCACAATGGTAAACCTCGGTTATACCCTTAAAAGCATCATTAAGGGCAGGAATGTTATTTAAATTCGCTTCATGCCATTCAATACTATTAAATAAGGCTTCGGTGTTAGTTGTGTAATAAGAAAAAATACGTTTAACAGTGTCAAATTTTTTCTTGTTTCGGTAAATAGCGCGCACCTTTTTGTTTTCATTTACTAATTTATAAAGTAAATGAGCGCCAACTAAGCCTGTTCCTCCTGTAACTAAAATCATAAATTCGAAGGTAATAAATATTCATTATTGTATAGTATTTCTGCATTGATTTATATCTTTGCTACTGTAAATTAACAAAGCAATAAAAATGGCAAATAAATTTGTAGAAGAATTACGTTGGAGAGGAATGGTACATGATATCATGCCTGGAACCGAAGAGCAATTAAGTAAAGAAATGACCACAGCTTATATTGGTTTCGACCCTACTAGTGACTCTTTACACATAGGAAGTTTAGTACCTATAATTTTATTAGTGCATTTAGAAAAAGCAGGACACAAACCAGTAGCTTTAGTTGGTGGAGCAACAGGAATGATTGGTGATCCATCTGGAAAAAGCGACGAGCGTAATTTACTTGATGAAAAAGCATTAGCACACAATGTTCAAGGTATAAAAAATGTTTTGTCTCGTTTTTTAGACTTTAACTCTACCAAAAAAAATGCTCCAGTATTAGTAAATAACTACGACTGGATGAAAAACTTTAGCTTTATAGACTTTGCTCGTGATGTTGGAAAACGTTTAACCGTAAATTACATGATGGCTAAAGACTCTGTTAAAAAACGTTTGTCTGGCGAAGAAGGAAGCGTTGGTATGAGTTTTACAGAGTTTACTTACCAGTTAATTCAAGGTTACGATTTTTACTACTTGCATAAAGAAATGGACTGCAAACTCCAAATGGGAGGAAGCGACCAATGGGGAAACATTACTACAGGAACAGAGCTAGTAAGACGTATGAATGTTGGTGATGAGACTGCTAAGGCCTACGCCATGACGTGTCCATTAATAACAAAAGCAGATGGTTCTAAATTTGGAAAAAGCGAAGGTGGTAATGTTTGGTTAGATACAGATAAAACTTCGGTTTATAAATTTTACCAGTTTTGGTTAAATACTACAGATGAAGATGCCGAAAAGTATATTAAAATATTTACTTTTTTAGATAAAGAAACTATTGAAAATCTTGTAGCAGAACATAAAGAAACACCACACTTACGTTTACTACAAAAACAATTAGCTAAAGAAGTAACAACATTTGTACATAGCGAAGCAGATTTTTTAAACGCAGAAAAAGCATCGGGTATATTATTTAGCAAGACTTTTAATGAAGATATAAGAACATTAGACGAAAAATTATTTTTAGATGTTTTTGAAGGTGTACCACAAGCCGAACTGCCTAAAGCAGATTTAGATAACGGTATAGATATGATTGCTGCTCTTGCTGCTAAAACCAATTTTTTAAACAGTAATGGTGAAGCTAGACGTGCACTAAAAGAAAACGCGGTTTCTGTAAATAAAGAAAAAGTAAAAGAAGACTATTTAATTACCAATAAAGATTTAATTAATGGTAAGTATGTAGTATTAAATAAAGGAAAGAAAAACACGTATATAATTAAAGTAGTATAATTATTAAAAGCTACGTTTTATAAAATAAAAAACCGCATTACTTATTTTTAGTAATGCGGTTTTTTTATACTTTAAAATGCTTAAAAAGAAGAAGCCCGAAAGCAAAACTGCAATCGGACTTCTAAAAATTAGTTAACCAACTAAAACTAATTTTTCTTTCACATAACACTTAATTAATCTTTTTGACTAATTAATCTCCAACTTTGGTCGGCTTTTTTTATCAAACCTTTCACATCGTTTTCTAACCAAGAATCTAATGTGTTATTTCCCCAAGAATTGTAGAATAAATAGAGTTTTCCATTACGTATTTCAAACGTTTCAGGATTTATAGATACTTTCTTTCCTTTTTCTGCTATAGCATAAGCACAATAACCGCCATATTGTGGAATATATTGTTTAGGGTTAGTGTTAAATTTTTCTAAATGTGCTTTAGTGCTAAATTTATACTTAGCACCATCAAAAGTTGCAGTGTAATTTTTATTTCCTTTTTCAGCCTTATTATTAAAATAAGAAACCACATCATAGCCTTCAGCTATAAAACCTTTTTTGGTATTATAATCTGTTTGCGCTTGTGCTGCAATAATGCCAAATAAAAAAATATATACTATAACTTTCATATCTTCTTTGTCGCAATAGATACGTAAAATTTACAGTAAAGGTTTTAAAACTCTAATTTATAATACCATAAGGTTGCAACCTCTAATATCGCTGGTATCAAAACGGCCAATAATTTCAAAAG from Lacinutrix sp. 5H-3-7-4 includes the following:
- a CDS encoding uroporphyrinogen-III synthase codes for the protein MKVKTILVSQPEPKIENSPYFDLSEKQKVKIDFRPFIHVEGVPSKEIRQQKIDLSKFSAIILTSRNAVDHFFRVAEEMRFKVPDAMKYFCQSEAVAYYLQKYVVYRKRKIYVGKRTFTELSPLIKKYKDENFLLPAADKLKPEVPEVLNGLGVKWKEAVFYKTVISDLSDLENVTYDILVFFSPSGIESLFHNFPDFKQNDTRIAVFGNTTIKAVEAKGLRVDIAAPTPETPSMTMALKKYIAAANKK
- a CDS encoding dihydroorotase; this translates as MNERITLIKNAKIVNEGKIFEGDILIEGAFITKIASSISPKSADVNIFDAEGKYVIPGAIDDQVHFREPGLTHKANIETESRAAVAGGITSFIEMPNTNPQTTTIEKLNDKFNIAKESSYANYSFMFGGTNDNLEEILKVDPKQVAGLKLFLGSSTGNMLVDNPEVIEKIFSSTDLLISVHCEDEATIRKNTEIYKERYGDDIPVNLHPIIRSEEACYLSSSKAIELAKKTGARLHVFHLSTAKETALFDNKTPLKDKKITAEVCIHHLWFSDKDYDEKGTLIKWNPAVKTENDKEQLLKALLDDKIDVIATDHAPHTIEEKNNVYTKAPSGGPLVQHALPALLEMHHRGQISIEKIVEKMCHNPAILFQVEKRGYIKEGYYADLVIVDLNNPWTVKKDNILYKCGWSPFEGTTFKSRISHTFINGGLAYKNFKFYETKYGKQLTFDR
- a CDS encoding YHS domain-containing (seleno)protein, which translates into the protein MKVIVYIFLFGIIAAQAQTDYNTKKGFIAEGYDVVSYFNNKAEKGNKNYTATFDGAKYKFSTKAHLEKFNTNPKQYIPQYGGYCAYAIAEKGKKVSINPETFEIRNGKLYLFYNSWGNNTLDSWLENDVKGLIKKADQSWRLISQKD
- a CDS encoding DUF4296 domain-containing protein, translating into MKCKLVAIALGFLIFTSCYNVDKPEKPENLLTESEMVAVLTDMAIMSSAKGINKKKIEENGITPNAFIFKKHKIDSTIFSQSNNYYAFNIKTYNEIYDKVKDSLKELREIYKKIEVEEKKEKAKKDSLRKTQKVKIDTVVKLKKSVKSLSK
- a CDS encoding DUF4271 domain-containing protein, which codes for MLRTTNFLEIYTILLVACLVILAVAKLIFPKRFHDFTAIVFNFRYLKVYGRDQKFLDVFEGLLFANLIIGLSIFSLLSYKTFFILNTQNVSLLLLKIALGISIFMLIKVLIERLISSIFNLDFILKNYLFEKISYKNFLGLLLIPINAVLLYSISPTKTILIILGLALVLIQFIGIIFFFKKNLSLIKKHMFYFILYLCTLEISPYVILYKSFTTL
- the tyrS gene encoding tyrosine--tRNA ligase produces the protein MANKFVEELRWRGMVHDIMPGTEEQLSKEMTTAYIGFDPTSDSLHIGSLVPIILLVHLEKAGHKPVALVGGATGMIGDPSGKSDERNLLDEKALAHNVQGIKNVLSRFLDFNSTKKNAPVLVNNYDWMKNFSFIDFARDVGKRLTVNYMMAKDSVKKRLSGEEGSVGMSFTEFTYQLIQGYDFYYLHKEMDCKLQMGGSDQWGNITTGTELVRRMNVGDETAKAYAMTCPLITKADGSKFGKSEGGNVWLDTDKTSVYKFYQFWLNTTDEDAEKYIKIFTFLDKETIENLVAEHKETPHLRLLQKQLAKEVTTFVHSEADFLNAEKASGILFSKTFNEDIRTLDEKLFLDVFEGVPQAELPKADLDNGIDMIAALAAKTNFLNSNGEARRALKENAVSVNKEKVKEDYLITNKDLINGKYVVLNKGKKNTYIIKVV
- a CDS encoding NAD-dependent epimerase/dehydratase family protein, which produces MILVTGGTGLVGAHLLYKLVNENKKVRAIYRNKKKFDTVKRIFSYYTTNTEALFNSIEWHEANLNNIPALNDAFKGITEVYHCAAFVSFEPDKFKLLKKTNIEGTANIVNLCLSHTIKKLCYVSSIAAIGSTINNKPITEETEWQTEKDNSVYAITKYGAEMEVWRGTQEGLDAVIVNPGIIIGPGIWKYGSGSLITKVYRGLPFYSKGITGYVGVNDVVSAMVSLMQSNIKNERFILVAENLSFEAFTKTVAKYLNVKPPKKEVKKWQLQLFWRLDWLKHKLTGKRRLISKHNADSALSQDFYSHAKIKNALNFEFESIEKTIKNISKYFLKNK
- a CDS encoding polyprenol monophosphomannose synthase, whose protein sequence is MRDAIVIIPTYNEIENIETIIRAVFAQQKAFDILVVDDNSPDLTADCVKELQQEFPDRLFLSVRKEKSGLGTAYIHGFKWCLNKHYDYIFEMDADFSHNPKDLERLYHACANKGADLAIGSRYKKGVNVVNWPLGRIILSYGASLYVKLITGMRIQDATAGFICYKRKVLETINLNDIKFIGYAFQIEMKFKAYLKQFKIVEIPVIFTDRTKGKSKLSTSIISEAIFGVIAMKFKSLFNTK